The sequence GCCGCCCGCGGGATTGATGAGGAGACCAGCGAACGCTTTCTGCTCGGATATGCTCCGGGGGATGGATGGGCGGATGCGTTGGTTCGGCGTGGCGTTGGAGAGGCAGATCTCCGCAAGCTGGGCCTTGCGAGTTCCTCGAGGCATGGCAGCGGATTATATCCGCTCTTCCGAAATCGATTGATGTTCCCGATCCGCGACTTAAGTGGTCGGGTGATCGCCTTCGGCGGCCGCCTGATGGGGGATGCCGAGGGCCCGAAATACATCAATTCCCCTGAATCGCCTCTCTATCACAAAGGTCGACACCTCTACGGCTTGGACGCGGCCCGTGACACCATCCGGGAGACCGGGCGGGTGCTGCTGGTCGAGGGTTATATGGATGCCATCGCGCTATCGCAGGCGGGATTGCGCAATGCTGCGGGGGTTTTGGGTACCGCATTGACCACGGACCAGCTGCGGCTCGCGCGTCGGTTCGCTGACGAAATCGTCGTCTGTTTCGATGGGGATACCGCCGGGAGGCGCGCGGCGCTGCGGGTGTTCCCGATCTGCGTCGACGAAGTCGATCTCTGGCCCAAGGCGGTTTTTCTTCCGGATGGGGAGGATCCCGACAGTCTGGTGCGCACCGGCGGTACCGAGGCGATGCAGGCTCTCGTCGACAAGAGCGGCACCTTGATCGACTTCTATCTCGACGATCTGGTCGCCTCCGGCTCGGCCGACGGAGGCGACCGTATGGCCGCAACCGCGCGCGCGGCGAGAACGATGGCCGAGGTCCTGGCTGGCGTTACCGATCCGATCGTCCGCGATAAATTGGTGCGCGGCGCTGCGGGGCGATTGGGGATCTCGGAGGAGGCGCTTCTCGAGGCCGCTCGACAGGCGTGGCAACGACGTCGACAGCAGAACCGGTTCGAGCGGGAGCGCGAACCCGGGCAAGACGGGGAGGAGACCGAGTCCGTGCCACGGCCGAATGCCCCTCGGGGATATTCCTCGGAGGCTTTGCTGGTCGAGTTGGTTCTATGCAGTGCGGATGCGGCACATCGCGCAGAGGAAGGTCGCGTATGGGCCAACTTCGGCAACGCGGGTCTCGCCGGGCTTCTGGCGCGGATCGTCGAGAGGCGGCGAGCGGGAGAGCGGTTTGAGCCCGCGGAATTTTTCAACGAGCTTCCGTCAGGAATGGCGGAACGGGTGCATCGCCGCTTGAGTGCGGATGGCGGGGAGGGTGATCTCGACTCCGAGGTAGATGCCTGGTTCTCGCGTCGGGTGGTCGAAGCCGCGAAGGTGGACCGTCAGGAGTTGATCGCTCAGCTTCGAGCTGCCGAGACCCGAGGGGATCAGGCCGGAGTCGCGGCCGCGCTGGAGGCCTTGCGCAATGCTCTGGCACCTGTGACGAGAGATGGAGAAGGATAGTCCGTCCATGGGGGCCCGTAGCTCAGTTGGTCAGAGCAGTCGGCTCATAACCGATCGGTCCCAGGTTCGAGCCCTGGCGGGCCCATGGTTGTGGCGCATGCCCCGAGCGTTCGGGGCATGCGCTTCGCAAGAAGAGCAAAAACCCCCCGGACTTGCGTACAGTTTTTTGACTGGTAGGTTTCTCCTCCGGTCGAGTGTGGAGCAACAGAGGTGAACTTGAACGATAGCGCAATCGATATTCTCGCATCACTTCAGGCCATCGACCAACGCCGGCGTGAGCGCACTCTCGAGATCGAGGCTCTGGAGGAGACCACGGCAACCTTGCGCGCGGCCCTTGATGGAACGACGGCCATTGTCGCCGCACAGCGTGAGGTCGTCGGCTTAGCCGCAGTGCGTCGTCGAGAACTCGAAGCCCTTCTGGCAGAGCAGGAAAAACGGGTGATGGAGCGCCGGATGCGCATCGGTCGCATCCGCAACGACCGAGAACTCGAGGCCGCCCAAAACGAGATTTCCAGCCTCCGCGAGGCGAAAGCCCGCCATGAGGAGGAACTTCTCGAGTTGATGGAAGAAGCCGAGACGACGGATGTCGAAATGGCGGAGGCCGAATCCGGGCTGCAGGAGCAGTCCGAGGCAGCCCGGGCGCATGAGGACTCGGCCGCAAAGCGGATTACGACCCTGAATGCCGAGAACGAGGCCGAGGCTGCCGAGCGCGAGCGGATCGCGGCCCAATTGCCCGAAAATCTGCGCCGGCGCTATGAGCAGGTCTTCAAGCGCCGAGCCGGTCTGGCCGTGGTGCGAGTCCGGAACGGGAATTGTCTCGGCTGTAATATGAAGGTGCGGCCGCAACTCTACAACGAAGTTCTGCGCCGGGAGTCCATCCAGACCTGTCCGGACTGTCAGCGGATCCTGTATTGGCGCGAAGATACCGAAGCCGATCGCGAAGCGGACGAACTCGAAGAAACCTGAGCTTTTTCTCGCCAGCTTGCAGTGGCGACTCGGATTCTGCACAGTTGAGGTGGAGTCGGAGCGGGTCGGATGATCGATCTGAAGTTCGCTTCGGGTAGGAAAGTCCGGACACCATAGGGCAAGACGGCCGTTAACGGCGGCCTCGGGTAACCGGGGGAAAGTGCCACAGAAAACGAGTCGGCCCTGGAAGGTCAGGGTCAGGTTGAAAAGGTGGGGTAAGAGCCCACCGGCCGCGCGCGAGAGCCGCGGCGCTTGGTAAACCCCGTCTGGTGCAAGGTCGACATGGGGAGGGTGACCCGCCCGAAACCCAGGTAGATCGCTTGAGGGTATCGGCAACGATATTCCCAGAGGAATGGTCATCAACCGCTTCGGCGGTGACAGAATCCGGCTTATAGGCCCCTCCGGCTCCACTTTTCCCCCCGGCCATCCCCGGAGCGGCCCCTCATGCGCTTGATCAGCCGAAACGGCCGACCTGTGGCCCGGACTCCCTCTGATGCAGGGATTTACCCCCACTGGTGCTGGTCCTCTTTTTTCGATGGCTCGCCTCTCGAGATTTCGAGAAAAATATGAGAAAAAACATAGTAATATATTCAATTCTTGCGATCGGCACGGAAACCGCTCGTAAAGCCTATTGACAGAGAGCGGCAATTCCAAGACATAGATGGTGGGGAAAGGTGGGGAATAGTGGGTTTTGTTCCCTCCGACCATCATGTTTCAGGGAAGCTTTCGAAATACGCTAGATGGCAAGGGACGCATTGCGATCCCGGCTCGATTCAGGGAAGCCCTCGGTGCGGTCGAGGAGGACCGCCTGATGGTGACCCATTTCGAGGTTGCCGGCGTGCCATGTCTCGAAGCCTACGCGCCTCGCGCCTGGCAGCAGCTGGTCGAAAGCCTGACCGAGGGGATGGGCCAATTCTCGCAGTCGCGAATGCTTTTTGAGACGGTTTACGTCGGCGGGGTCCAGACCTGCCAGCCGGACAAGCAGGGCCGCGTGCTGATTCCCCAGGATTTGCGGAAACGAGCCTCGCTCGAGCAGGAAATCATTTTTCTCGGCGTTGGCCAGAAATTCCGCATGTTCGAATCTTCTGCCTACGAGAAGGTGGAACAGGCGTTCCACTCGATTGTGGCCAACAATCCGGATGCGTTCCGTGACTTGGGGATCTGATCCAGTGGGGAACTGGCGCCAGACCGCGATGGCGCGTGACGAGGGGATGATGGAAGAGCCGTTGCATGTGCCCGTGATGTCGACCGAAGTCGTGGACGCGATGCTCGGTGGTGCACGTCCGGGCCCCTTGCGGCTGGTCGATCTGACCTTCGGCCTCGGCGGCCATTCACGAGCACTCCTTGAGGCAGCTCCGGCCGGCAGCGAGATTCTTTCTCTGGATCGCGACCCCGAAGCCTTGTCGATCGCCCGCGAAACTCTGGCGCCATTCGGGGTTCGTGTGCACGCCGTCCACGCCTGTTTTTCCGAATTGCCCGAGCAGCTTGCGAAGCTGAACTGGCCAAGTGTCGATGGGGTTTTCGGTGACCTTGGGGTCTCCTCGTTGCAGTTGGATTCGCCCGACCGCGGCTTCTCCTTTCGCACGGATGCCGCTCTCGATATGCGGATGGACGCCAGCCACGGCGAGACAGCGGCTGATCTTCTGGCGGAAATCGACGAGATGGCTCTCACCAAGGTGATTCGCGAGCTGGGCGAAG is a genomic window of Candidatus Binatia bacterium containing:
- the dnaG gene encoding DNA primase, with protein sequence MSASRDPIVDEIKQRLNLAELIGEHVSLKRSGRGFTGLCPFHQEKSPSFHVDADKGFFHCFGCQEGGDGFTFLMKVTGQTFPEALRALGRRVGVEVPEKRRDEGIERLGEVNTTVAEFFRAALLDEKRGAAAREYLAARGIDEETSERFLLGYAPGDGWADALVRRGVGEADLRKLGLASSSRHGSGLYPLFRNRLMFPIRDLSGRVIAFGGRLMGDAEGPKYINSPESPLYHKGRHLYGLDAARDTIRETGRVLLVEGYMDAIALSQAGLRNAAGVLGTALTTDQLRLARRFADEIVVCFDGDTAGRRAALRVFPICVDEVDLWPKAVFLPDGEDPDSLVRTGGTEAMQALVDKSGTLIDFYLDDLVASGSADGGDRMAATARAARTMAEVLAGVTDPIVRDKLVRGAAGRLGISEEALLEAARQAWQRRRQQNRFEREREPGQDGEETESVPRPNAPRGYSSEALLVELVLCSADAAHRAEEGRVWANFGNAGLAGLLARIVERRRAGERFEPAEFFNELPSGMAERVHRRLSADGGEGDLDSEVDAWFSRRVVEAAKVDRQELIAQLRAAETRGDQAGVAAALEALRNALAPVTRDGEG
- a CDS encoding C4-type zinc ribbon domain-containing protein; translated protein: MNDSAIDILASLQAIDQRRRERTLEIEALEETTATLRAALDGTTAIVAAQREVVGLAAVRRRELEALLAEQEKRVMERRMRIGRIRNDRELEAAQNEISSLREAKARHEEELLELMEEAETTDVEMAEAESGLQEQSEAARAHEDSAAKRITTLNAENEAEAAERERIAAQLPENLRRRYEQVFKRRAGLAVVRVRNGNCLGCNMKVRPQLYNEVLRRESIQTCPDCQRILYWREDTEADREADELEET
- a CDS encoding division/cell wall cluster transcriptional repressor MraZ — protein: MFQGSFRNTLDGKGRIAIPARFREALGAVEEDRLMVTHFEVAGVPCLEAYAPRAWQQLVESLTEGMGQFSQSRMLFETVYVGGVQTCQPDKQGRVLIPQDLRKRASLEQEIIFLGVGQKFRMFESSAYEKVEQAFHSIVANNPDAFRDLGI
- the rsmH gene encoding 16S rRNA (cytosine(1402)-N(4))-methyltransferase RsmH; translated protein: MTWGSDPVGNWRQTAMARDEGMMEEPLHVPVMSTEVVDAMLGGARPGPLRLVDLTFGLGGHSRALLEAAPAGSEILSLDRDPEALSIARETLAPFGVRVHAVHACFSELPEQLAKLNWPSVDGVFGDLGVSSLQLDSPDRGFSFRTDAALDMRMDASHGETAADLLAEIDEMALTKVIRELGEEPAARRIARAICQEEPRPTTTAELRALVGRVAGGPRHHRRRIDPATLTFQALRICVNRELEELESVLAMLPEILASDGRAVFLAYHSLEDRRVKRAFREWMRACVCPRELLVCQCGGEPRAFAVVRGAMKPSADEVGRNPRARSARMRAIRWGGSDGRG